A section of the Pelagicoccus albus genome encodes:
- a CDS encoding radical SAM protein: MTPENVTPPKPNEINLDNHPCFNREACSSHGRIHLPVAPKCNIQCNYCNRDFDCVNESRPGVTSTILSPGQALVYLEKIMEKRDDIAVVGIAGPGDPFANPNETMETFRLVRERFPSMILCLSTNGLGLTEEYVKELAELQVSHVTITMNGVDPKIAGQVYAWARHDKRIFRHEKAGALMIEKQLQAVSWIKKYGMIAKVNSIIVPGVNDEHLEEIAKTVSSMGADIMNCIPLLPTKDTVFENYPEPDAKMRFAARIKCGEYMNQMTHCARCRADAIGKLSEPMADDVHELIQSCSRLPINPKQDRPYVAVATREGMLVNQHLGEARNFTIFKVDPEDEEEFIAFEKRDAPPLGGRDDRWADLAVTLKDCRAVLVNAAGMAPKEALKAAGIQVIEMAGMIDAGLSHLFHGEELPPSLKREFKSCGKGVTCGGDGTGCG, from the coding sequence ATGACGCCAGAAAACGTAACACCACCGAAGCCGAACGAGATCAATCTCGACAATCACCCTTGTTTCAACCGCGAAGCCTGTTCTTCGCACGGCCGTATCCATCTGCCGGTTGCTCCGAAGTGCAACATCCAGTGCAATTACTGCAACCGGGATTTTGACTGCGTCAACGAAAGCCGTCCAGGCGTCACTTCCACAATCCTATCTCCCGGTCAGGCTCTGGTCTATCTGGAAAAAATCATGGAAAAGCGAGACGACATAGCAGTGGTCGGAATCGCCGGTCCGGGAGATCCTTTTGCAAACCCAAATGAGACCATGGAAACATTCCGCCTCGTCCGCGAACGTTTCCCTAGCATGATCCTCTGCCTCTCCACTAACGGACTGGGTCTCACCGAAGAATACGTGAAGGAGTTGGCCGAGCTACAGGTCAGTCACGTAACAATCACCATGAACGGCGTTGATCCCAAAATCGCCGGACAAGTTTACGCTTGGGCACGCCACGACAAGCGGATCTTCCGCCACGAAAAAGCGGGCGCCTTGATGATTGAAAAGCAACTACAAGCAGTTAGCTGGATCAAGAAATACGGAATGATCGCCAAGGTGAACTCTATCATCGTTCCGGGAGTCAATGACGAGCACTTGGAGGAGATTGCCAAAACAGTCTCCAGTATGGGAGCGGACATCATGAACTGCATCCCGCTCCTTCCTACCAAGGACACAGTATTCGAAAACTATCCCGAGCCAGATGCCAAGATGCGCTTCGCCGCTCGTATCAAGTGTGGCGAATACATGAACCAGATGACACACTGCGCTCGCTGCCGCGCCGACGCAATCGGCAAGCTTAGCGAACCGATGGCGGACGACGTACACGAGCTCATCCAGAGCTGTTCCAGACTGCCCATCAATCCGAAGCAAGATCGCCCCTACGTCGCGGTTGCCACTCGCGAAGGCATGCTCGTCAACCAGCACCTAGGCGAAGCCAGAAACTTCACCATCTTCAAAGTGGACCCAGAAGACGAAGAGGAATTCATCGCCTTCGAAAAGCGGGACGCTCCACCTCTGGGTGGTCGCGACGACCGTTGGGCGGATCTTGCGGTAACGTTGAAGGATTGCCGGGCGGTCCTAGTGAATGCAGCGGGGATGGCTCCCAAGGAGGCCCTTAAGGCAGCCGGTATCCAAGTCATCGAAATGGCTGGAATGATCGACGCCGGACTAAGCCACCTCTTCCACGGCGAAGAGCTCCCTCCAAGTCTCAAAAGAGAGTTCAAGAGCTGCGGCAAGGGCGTTACCTGCGGCGGCGACGGAACAGGCTGCGGCTGA
- a CDS encoding nitrogenase component 1, which yields MNPDNTTANGTPAEGPLPASATRNACKLCSPLGAAMVFKGIRSCLPFLHGSQGCATYIRRYMISHFREPVDIASSSFSEDDAIFGGARNFEIGIENVITQYEPELIGVATTCLSETIGDNMLGMIKTYQDKHDGDGPPLVHVSTPAYTGTHSDGYYAAIDQLVRNFAAPMKASIPGLVNILPAMMSCADLRHLRELCGMYQLTPTILPDYSATLEGGSWGEYHRISPGGTSLEEIEEMGSAVATLEIGHTRAYLKDTPAGYLEETSGVKKHSLGWPLGIRHSDQLVASLGQISGNKMPEILKDERARLIDAYADAHKYISGKTAAVFGEPDLVIAQAAFLSEIGVRPIICATGAKIKNWEKLLASEIEGGLADVDALCGADHAKIAEKARERKPDLILGSSKGYQLARELSVPLLRVGFPIHDRFGGQRILQVGYRGTLAAFDRVVNALLETKQDTSETGYSYL from the coding sequence ATGAATCCTGACAACACCACAGCGAACGGAACCCCAGCCGAAGGTCCACTTCCCGCCTCTGCCACCCGAAACGCTTGCAAGCTTTGCAGCCCGCTCGGAGCAGCCATGGTTTTCAAAGGAATCCGTTCCTGCCTCCCCTTTCTCCACGGTAGCCAAGGTTGCGCTACTTACATCCGCCGCTACATGATCAGCCATTTCCGCGAGCCGGTAGACATCGCTTCATCCAGCTTTAGCGAGGACGATGCGATTTTCGGCGGAGCACGGAACTTCGAGATTGGTATCGAAAACGTCATTACCCAATACGAGCCGGAGCTCATCGGTGTGGCGACAACCTGCCTCTCCGAAACGATCGGAGATAACATGCTTGGAATGATCAAGACCTATCAGGACAAGCATGATGGCGACGGTCCTCCACTCGTCCACGTATCCACTCCAGCGTACACCGGTACACATAGCGACGGGTACTACGCGGCGATCGATCAATTGGTTAGAAACTTCGCCGCCCCCATGAAGGCATCCATCCCTGGTTTGGTAAATATTCTGCCAGCCATGATGTCCTGTGCCGACCTTCGACACCTGCGTGAGCTTTGCGGCATGTATCAGCTCACTCCGACGATTCTTCCCGACTACAGCGCCACCTTGGAAGGCGGAAGCTGGGGCGAGTACCACAGGATTTCACCAGGCGGCACTTCGCTCGAAGAGATCGAAGAAATGGGATCTGCAGTGGCGACCCTAGAAATCGGCCATACTCGCGCTTACTTGAAGGATACGCCAGCTGGCTATCTCGAAGAAACGAGCGGCGTAAAAAAGCACTCGCTCGGATGGCCTTTAGGTATCCGCCATAGCGATCAGCTAGTCGCCTCTCTCGGTCAAATCTCTGGCAACAAGATGCCGGAAATCCTGAAGGACGAAAGAGCCCGCCTCATCGATGCCTACGCCGACGCCCACAAGTACATTTCCGGCAAGACCGCCGCAGTATTCGGCGAGCCCGACCTGGTTATCGCTCAAGCAGCCTTCCTCAGCGAAATCGGAGTTCGCCCCATCATCTGCGCCACTGGAGCGAAGATAAAGAACTGGGAGAAACTGCTCGCCAGCGAGATCGAAGGTGGCCTCGCCGATGTAGATGCTCTCTGCGGAGCGGACCACGCGAAGATCGCCGAGAAGGCCCGCGAAAGAAAGCCGGACCTAATTCTTGGATCGAGCAAAGGCTACCAGCTAGCCCGCGAACTTTCCGTTCCCCTCTTGAGAGTGGGATTCCCAATACACGACCGCTTTGGCGGACAGAGAATTTTGCAAGTCGGCTACCGTGGCACTCTCGCCGCATTTGACCGAGTCGTTAACGCCCTGCTCGAAACCAAGCAGGACACATCAGAAACCGGATACAGCTATCTCTAA
- a CDS encoding (2Fe-2S) ferredoxin domain-containing protein, with product MNKPDHHLFICGSARATGELKGVCCNKDSVALLSYAQGEVQDRMLDGVEISMTGCLNMCTRGPVVIDYPSGRYYEKATEELIDEILDAIEEGEVCETNLISD from the coding sequence ATGAATAAGCCAGACCATCACCTCTTCATCTGCGGCAGTGCCCGCGCAACCGGCGAACTCAAAGGCGTTTGCTGCAACAAGGACTCCGTAGCCCTTCTTTCCTACGCTCAAGGCGAAGTCCAGGACCGCATGCTAGACGGCGTGGAAATTTCCATGACCGGATGCCTCAACATGTGTACACGCGGTCCTGTAGTCATCGACTACCCAAGCGGCAGATACTATGAAAAGGCTACCGAGGAGCTTATCGACGAAATCCTCGACGCCATCGAGGAAGGTGAGGTTTGCGAGACAAACCTCATCTCCGACTAA